One Thiocapsa bogorovii DNA segment encodes these proteins:
- the hisB gene encoding imidazoleglycerol-phosphate dehydratase HisB yields MTLDSIHRKARVERDTLETRIRVALDLDGSGRSDLHTGVPFLDHMLDQVARHGLIDLDIQAEGDLHIDAHHTVEDIGITLGQALAQALGDKKGLRRYGHAYVPLDEALSRVVVDLSGRPGLEFNVAFTRAMIGGFDVDLFHEFFQGLVNHAAVTLHIDNLRGANAHHQAETVFKAFGRALRMAVEPDPRMAGITPSTKGAL; encoded by the coding sequence ATGACCCTCGACAGCATCCATCGTAAGGCACGGGTCGAGCGCGACACCTTGGAGACCCGGATCCGGGTCGCATTGGATCTGGACGGATCCGGGCGCTCGGATCTGCACACGGGCGTGCCTTTTCTGGACCACATGCTCGATCAGGTCGCGCGACATGGTCTGATCGATCTCGACATCCAGGCTGAGGGCGATCTGCACATCGACGCCCACCACACGGTCGAAGACATCGGCATCACGCTCGGTCAGGCGCTGGCCCAGGCGCTCGGGGACAAAAAGGGTCTGCGTCGCTACGGTCACGCTTACGTCCCGTTGGACGAGGCCCTGTCGCGAGTCGTCGTCGATCTGTCCGGTCGGCCCGGGCTAGAGTTCAACGTTGCGTTTACCCGCGCCATGATCGGCGGGTTCGATGTCGACCTCTTCCATGAATTCTTCCAAGGTCTGGTGAACCACGCGGCCGTCACATTGCACATCGACAATCTGCGCGGCGCCAACGCGCACCACCAGGCCGAGACCGTCTTCAAGGCGTTCGGACGTGCCTTGCGCATGGCCGTTGAGCCGGACCCGCGGATGGCCGGGATCACCCCGTCCACCAAGGGTGCGCTTTGA
- a CDS encoding quinone-dependent dihydroorotate dehydrogenase: MSATEDVNDRLWPFARRLLFRLDAERAHDWTLALLGLWSRWFSGRLGAGDPARAPERAVDVMGLRFPNPIGLAAGLDKNAVAVPAWQALGFGFIEVGTITALAQPGNPKPRLFRLPADEALINRMGFNNAGADAAAVRLERLRARDILQVPLGVNLGKSKVTPAEEAADDYRRSFERVGHLADYVVVNISSPNTPGLRDLQRVEEVARIIETIQGPNQRLGRPRPLLVKLAPDLADEDAVDCARAALDAGCAGLILTNTSIRFDGLRSSTEGMSGGLSGRPILERSTALLRLVRQAVGPDPVLVGVGGVMDPVGAAAKLAAGADLVQIYSGLIYRGPGFVRKLLRGMSS; the protein is encoded by the coding sequence ATGAGCGCGACCGAGGATGTTAACGATCGACTTTGGCCCTTCGCGAGGCGGCTCCTGTTCCGCCTTGACGCCGAGCGCGCACACGACTGGACGCTGGCCCTGCTAGGGCTATGGTCGCGCTGGTTCTCGGGCCGTTTGGGTGCGGGAGACCCTGCACGTGCGCCGGAAAGAGCCGTCGACGTAATGGGCCTGCGTTTCCCGAATCCGATCGGCCTTGCGGCCGGACTGGACAAGAATGCCGTCGCCGTGCCCGCCTGGCAGGCATTGGGTTTCGGATTCATCGAGGTCGGGACGATCACGGCTCTCGCACAGCCAGGCAATCCGAAGCCGCGCCTCTTTCGGCTGCCGGCGGACGAGGCATTGATCAACCGGATGGGCTTCAACAACGCGGGGGCGGATGCGGCGGCGGTCCGCCTCGAGCGCCTGCGTGCGCGAGACATCCTTCAAGTTCCCCTGGGCGTCAACCTGGGCAAGTCCAAGGTCACGCCGGCGGAGGAGGCGGCGGACGACTATCGGCGCAGCTTCGAGCGGGTCGGTCACCTCGCGGATTACGTGGTCGTGAACATCTCGAGTCCGAACACGCCCGGCTTGCGGGATCTGCAGCGGGTCGAGGAGGTGGCGCGCATCATCGAGACGATCCAGGGGCCGAACCAGCGTCTTGGCCGACCCCGGCCTCTGCTGGTCAAGCTTGCGCCGGACCTCGCCGACGAGGACGCCGTCGACTGCGCCCGCGCTGCACTGGATGCAGGCTGTGCCGGCCTGATTCTGACCAACACCAGCATCCGCTTCGATGGGCTGCGCAGCAGCACCGAGGGGATGAGTGGCGGCCTATCGGGTCGACCCATCCTGGAGCGCAGTACCGCCCTGCTGCGCCTGGTCCGGCAGGCCGTCGGACCGGACCCGGTGCTCGTCGGTGTCGGGGGTGTCATGGACCCCGTCGGCGCGGCGGCCAAGCTCGCGGCCGGGGCGGATCTCGTGCAGATTTACAGCGGGCTCATCTATCGCGGGCCCGGATTCGTGCGCAAGCTGCTGCGCGGGATGTCGAGCTGA
- a CDS encoding GtrA family protein → MFTSVATTSRRLVTFGMVGALGTLAHYATLILLVEIGTLHPTAATTVGFGVGALVNYLLNHRYTFNSTKAHRDSGPKFALIAIATGLLNTLIVHAGVDNLGFNYILVQVVATATVFLLNFILNSLWTFRESGTL, encoded by the coding sequence ATGTTCACTTCCGTCGCGACGACATCTCGAAGGCTTGTCACCTTTGGAATGGTCGGAGCTCTCGGTACCCTCGCGCACTACGCGACTCTGATCCTTCTCGTCGAAATCGGGACCCTGCACCCGACGGCGGCGACAACGGTAGGGTTCGGTGTCGGGGCATTGGTTAATTACCTTCTCAATCATCGCTACACCTTCAACAGCACGAAGGCACATCGTGACTCCGGACCTAAATTTGCCTTGATCGCCATCGCCACCGGACTGCTGAACACCTTGATCGTTCACGCGGGCGTAGACAACCTCGGGTTCAATTACATCCTTGTCCAGGTGGTCGCCACCGCGACCGTATTTCTACTCAATTTCATCTTGAATAGCCTCTGGACCTTTCGCGAGAGCGGTACGCTATGA
- a CDS encoding glycosyltransferase family 2 protein has product MSLDYPESLYTLTDSSGDASVTEPPKLCVIVPAYNEADVLVELHRRLSAVIDGLGVTVEVIYVNDGSRDATLDILYRLRATDPRVAVLNLSRNFGKEIAMTAGLDHSRGEATVIIDADLQDPPELIPELMARWSQGYDVVYATRLSRDGESALKKLSARYFYRVIGGMSPIEIPKDTGDFRLLSRRAVDALCRLREQHRFMKGLFAWIGYRQTAVTYHRDRRSAGATKWNYHKLWGFAIEGITSFSTAPLKMASYVGLFTAMTAFLYASWIIYKTLRYGDPVAGYPSLMVAVLFLGGVQLAAIGVLGEYLGRMFNETKGRPLYLVETYERPRQDERVAPCDTSHPSGARPIAHP; this is encoded by the coding sequence ATGAGCCTCGATTACCCCGAATCGCTCTACACTTTAACTGATTCAAGCGGCGATGCGTCGGTCACGGAGCCGCCGAAGCTGTGCGTCATCGTGCCAGCCTACAACGAGGCCGACGTGCTGGTTGAGCTCCATCGGCGTCTTTCGGCCGTGATCGACGGGTTGGGCGTCACCGTCGAGGTGATCTACGTCAACGACGGCAGCCGCGATGCGACTCTGGACATACTTTATCGACTGCGAGCGACCGATCCGCGGGTAGCCGTTTTGAATCTCAGCCGGAATTTCGGCAAGGAGATCGCGATGACGGCGGGACTGGATCACAGTCGGGGCGAGGCCACCGTCATCATCGACGCCGACCTCCAGGATCCGCCCGAATTGATCCCCGAGCTGATGGCGCGCTGGAGCCAGGGCTACGATGTCGTCTACGCGACTCGCCTGTCGCGCGACGGCGAGAGTGCCCTGAAGAAGCTCAGCGCCCGCTATTTCTACCGCGTCATCGGGGGCATGAGCCCGATCGAGATCCCCAAGGACACGGGGGACTTCCGTCTGCTCAGCCGCCGCGCCGTCGACGCACTGTGCCGGTTACGCGAGCAGCATCGCTTCATGAAAGGCCTATTTGCCTGGATCGGCTATCGACAAACCGCCGTGACCTACCATCGCGACCGCCGCAGCGCCGGGGCGACCAAATGGAATTACCACAAGCTTTGGGGCTTCGCGATCGAGGGCATTACCTCCTTCAGCACGGCCCCGCTCAAGATGGCCAGCTATGTGGGGCTGTTCACGGCGATGACGGCATTCCTCTACGCAAGCTGGATCATCTACAAGACCTTGCGTTACGGAGACCCGGTTGCCGGTTATCCGTCCCTCATGGTTGCGGTTCTCTTCCTCGGCGGGGTTCAACTCGCCGCCATCGGCGTTTTGGGTGAATATCTCGGACGGATGTTCAACGAAACGAAAGGCCGGCCGCTTTATCTGGTCGAGACCTACGAACGCCCGCGACAAGACGAGCGCGTCGCCCCGTGCGACACCAGCCACCCGTCCGGCGCGCGTCCGATCGCCCACCCGTAG
- a CDS encoding DMT family transporter, producing MSRDATLPRASRRLAHAAAWMGVALTSFALLAVSAREVLDTMGPVEFLFLRTALGLPLLVPLALWLAPGFYRTERLRLHLLRNLFHYGGQVCWIAAIGMLPLALVFALEFTTPVWAALLALLFLGERLNRGRVVALALGVLGVLVITRPGVQPLDLGILIGLAAAVGFAVSLTATKGLTRYDGVFTILFWMLAMQLLIGLVPALLVWQPVAWADMPWLLVAAITGISAHLGIAKAFQQADATVVLPMDFLRLPLIALVGALFYGEGLDPWVIAGAALIFIGNEYSLRRERRRGSA from the coding sequence ATGTCCCGAGACGCGACGTTGCCGCGGGCATCTCGCCGGCTTGCCCATGCTGCGGCCTGGATGGGGGTCGCCCTGACCTCCTTTGCGCTGCTCGCCGTCTCGGCGCGCGAGGTGCTGGATACCATGGGGCCGGTTGAGTTTCTTTTCCTGCGGACTGCGCTCGGTCTGCCGCTACTGGTGCCGCTGGCGCTGTGGTTGGCCCCTGGCTTTTACCGCACCGAACGTCTGCGACTGCACCTGCTGCGCAACCTCTTCCATTACGGCGGGCAGGTCTGCTGGATTGCCGCCATCGGCATGTTGCCGCTCGCGTTGGTCTTCGCGCTGGAGTTCACCACACCTGTTTGGGCGGCCTTGCTGGCGCTGCTCTTTCTGGGCGAGCGGTTGAATCGAGGTCGTGTCGTGGCACTTGCGTTGGGAGTGCTGGGCGTCCTCGTCATCACGCGGCCCGGCGTGCAGCCGCTCGATCTCGGTATCCTGATCGGTTTGGCGGCTGCGGTCGGCTTCGCGGTGAGTCTGACGGCGACCAAGGGACTCACGCGCTATGACGGCGTCTTCACCATCCTCTTTTGGATGCTGGCGATGCAACTCCTGATCGGCCTCGTTCCCGCGCTGCTGGTTTGGCAGCCGGTCGCATGGGCCGATATGCCCTGGCTGCTCGTCGCCGCGATCACCGGGATCAGCGCGCATCTGGGTATCGCCAAGGCGTTTCAGCAGGCGGACGCGACGGTCGTGCTGCCGATGGATTTTCTGCGCCTACCGCTCATCGCCTTGGTCGGCGCGCTCTTTTATGGAGAGGGACTAGACCCCTGGGTCATCGCCGGCGCGGCTCTGATCTTTATCGGGAACGAGTACAGCTTGCGGCGCGAGAGACGGCGGGGCTCGGCCTAG
- the gatB gene encoding Asp-tRNA(Asn)/Glu-tRNA(Gln) amidotransferase subunit GatB yields the protein MQWETVIGLEIHTQLATQSKIFSGASTAFGASPNTQACAIDLGLPGVLPVLNAEAVRLAVRFGKAIGAEVAPRSVFARKNYFYPDLPKGYQISQYELPIVGEGRVEIVLGDGAVKSVGVTRAHLEEDAGKSLHEENLAGGGYTGIDLNRAGTPLLEIVSEPDMRTPQEAVAYARKIHQLVRWIGISDGNMQEGSFRVDANVSVRPFGQTPFGTRTEIKNLNSFRFIERAIQFEVERQIDVIEGGGSVVQETRLYDPERDETRPMRSKEEANDYRYFPDPDLLPVELDVAFIVDAVADLPELPDSMRERFHTQYGLGEYDASVLTAGRELAQYFEAVVQATAEPKLAANWVTGELAAALNRSEVEIGQSPVSAAMLAGLIHRIQDGTVSGKLAKQVFEAMWSGEGDADSVIQARGLRQITDSGELEAMIASIVAANPGQVEQYRAGKEKVFGFFVGQVMKESKGKANPQQVNEILMRMLASD from the coding sequence ATGCAATGGGAAACCGTGATCGGGCTTGAGATCCATACTCAGCTCGCGACCCAATCCAAGATCTTCTCGGGTGCATCGACCGCTTTCGGCGCGTCGCCCAACACGCAGGCCTGCGCCATCGATCTGGGTCTGCCGGGTGTGCTGCCGGTGCTCAATGCCGAGGCGGTTCGTCTGGCCGTGCGTTTCGGCAAGGCGATCGGCGCGGAGGTTGCGCCACGCTCGGTGTTCGCGCGCAAGAATTACTTCTATCCGGATCTTCCCAAGGGCTACCAGATCAGCCAGTACGAGCTTCCGATCGTCGGCGAGGGCCGGGTCGAGATCGTGCTCGGCGACGGAGCGGTAAAGTCGGTCGGGGTGACGCGGGCGCATCTCGAAGAGGATGCCGGCAAGTCGTTGCACGAGGAGAACCTCGCAGGCGGCGGCTACACGGGTATCGATCTCAATCGGGCCGGTACCCCCCTGCTCGAGATCGTCTCAGAGCCGGACATGCGCACGCCGCAGGAGGCCGTGGCCTATGCGCGCAAGATCCATCAACTGGTGCGCTGGATCGGCATCAGCGACGGCAACATGCAGGAAGGCTCCTTTCGGGTCGACGCCAACGTCTCGGTGCGCCCGTTCGGTCAGACCCCCTTCGGCACCCGCACCGAGATCAAAAACCTCAACTCCTTCCGCTTCATCGAGCGTGCCATCCAGTTCGAGGTCGAGCGCCAGATCGACGTCATCGAGGGCGGCGGGAGCGTGGTGCAGGAGACCCGGCTCTATGATCCGGAGCGCGACGAGACTCGTCCCATGCGCTCCAAGGAAGAGGCCAACGACTACCGCTACTTTCCGGATCCGGACCTGCTCCCGGTCGAGCTCGATGTCGCCTTTATCGTCGACGCGGTCGCGGATCTTCCCGAGCTGCCGGACAGCATGCGCGAGCGCTTTCACACCCAATACGGGCTCGGCGAGTACGATGCCAGCGTGCTGACCGCGGGGCGCGAGCTTGCCCAGTATTTCGAGGCGGTGGTCCAAGCCACCGCCGAGCCCAAGCTGGCCGCGAACTGGGTCACCGGCGAGCTGGCGGCCGCCCTGAATCGCTCCGAGGTCGAGATCGGGCAGAGTCCGGTCTCCGCGGCCATGCTGGCCGGCCTCATCCATCGGATCCAGGACGGGACCGTCTCCGGGAAGCTCGCCAAACAGGTCTTCGAGGCGATGTGGAGCGGCGAGGGCGATGCGGACAGCGTCATTCAGGCGCGCGGGCTGCGACAGATCACCGACAGCGGCGAGCTCGAGGCGATGATCGCATCGATCGTCGCCGCCAACCCGGGCCAAGTCGAGCAATATCGTGCGGGCAAGGAAAAGGTCTTCGGCTTCTTCGTCGGTCAGGTGATGAAGGAGAGCAAGGGCAAGGCCAATCCGCAGCAGGTCAACGAGATCCTGATGCGCATGCTCGCAAGCGACTGA
- the gatA gene encoding Asp-tRNA(Asn)/Glu-tRNA(Gln) amidotransferase subunit GatA → MQNKSIAQLAAELRLRNYSSVELTRHYLERIARLDPRLNSFISVASESALAAAERADRAIASGDAGPLAGIPIAHKDTFCTAGIKTSCGSRMLDNFVAPYDATVVERLAAAGAVVLGKTNMDEFAMGSSNETSYYGPVHNPWDQDHVPGGSSGGSAAAVAARLCAAATGTDTGGSIRQPAALCGITGIKPTYGRCSRWGMIAFASSLDQAGVLARSAADAACVLDEMAGFDPRDSTSADVAVPDYVDALDNDIAGLRIGLPKEYFGEGLDPRVAAAVLDAIKEYERLGATVKEVSLPNSPLSVPVYYVVAPAECSSNLARFDGVRYGHRCEHPKDLEDLYKRSRAEGFGAEVQRRVMIGTYVLSAGYYDAYYLKAQKIRHLIADDFARAFEDVDVIMGPTAPTTAFPLGAKTDDPVAMYLNDIYTIATNLAGLPGMSIPVEPVEGLPVGLQIIGNYFQEARLLNVAHRFQHVTHWHQVAPSGFE, encoded by the coding sequence ATGCAGAACAAATCGATTGCCCAACTGGCCGCGGAGCTGAGGCTGCGCAACTATTCAAGCGTGGAGCTCACCCGTCACTATCTGGAGCGCATCGCGCGGCTGGATCCGCGCCTGAACAGCTTCATCAGCGTCGCGAGCGAATCCGCCTTGGCGGCGGCCGAGCGTGCCGATCGCGCGATCGCCTCGGGCGATGCCGGACCGCTCGCCGGTATCCCGATCGCGCACAAGGACACCTTCTGCACGGCGGGGATCAAGACGAGTTGCGGCTCGCGGATGCTCGACAACTTCGTGGCGCCTTACGATGCGACGGTCGTCGAGCGCCTCGCCGCGGCCGGGGCCGTGGTGCTGGGCAAGACCAACATGGACGAATTCGCCATGGGCTCCTCGAACGAGACGAGCTACTACGGACCTGTCCACAATCCGTGGGACCAGGATCACGTGCCGGGCGGCTCCTCCGGCGGATCGGCCGCGGCGGTCGCCGCACGGCTTTGCGCGGCCGCCACCGGAACGGATACGGGCGGGTCGATCCGCCAGCCCGCGGCACTCTGCGGGATCACCGGCATCAAGCCGACCTACGGGCGCTGCTCGCGCTGGGGCATGATTGCCTTCGCGTCCTCGTTGGATCAGGCCGGCGTGCTGGCCCGTTCGGCAGCCGATGCGGCCTGTGTGCTCGACGAGATGGCTGGGTTCGACCCGCGCGATTCCACCAGTGCAGACGTGGCCGTGCCCGACTATGTCGACGCTCTGGACAACGACATCGCGGGCCTGCGCATCGGTTTGCCGAAGGAATATTTCGGCGAGGGGCTCGATCCGCGCGTGGCCGCGGCCGTGCTGGACGCGATCAAGGAGTACGAGCGACTCGGTGCCACGGTGAAGGAGGTCAGTCTGCCGAATAGTCCGCTCTCGGTGCCGGTCTATTATGTCGTCGCACCGGCCGAATGCTCGTCGAACCTGGCGCGTTTCGACGGGGTGCGCTACGGCCATCGCTGCGAGCACCCGAAGGATCTCGAAGATCTCTACAAGCGCAGTCGCGCCGAGGGCTTCGGTGCCGAGGTGCAGCGACGCGTCATGATCGGCACCTACGTGCTTTCGGCGGGCTATTACGACGCCTACTACTTGAAGGCGCAGAAGATCCGCCATCTCATCGCCGACGACTTCGCGCGTGCCTTCGAGGATGTCGATGTCATCATGGGGCCGACAGCACCGACGACCGCCTTCCCGCTCGGGGCCAAGACGGACGACCCCGTGGCCATGTACCTCAACGACATCTATACCATTGCGACAAACCTCGCGGGCCTGCCCGGGATGTCGATCCCGGTCGAGCCGGTCGAGGGTTTGCCGGTCGGCTTGCAGATCATCGGCAACTATTTCCAGGAGGCCCGCCTGCTCAATGTCGCGCATCGCTTCCAGCACGTGACACATTGGCATCAGGTGGCGCCATCCGGGTTCGAGTGA
- the gatC gene encoding Asp-tRNA(Asn)/Glu-tRNA(Gln) amidotransferase subunit GatC, protein MSLDASDIERIAHLARLEIAPEAIERYAADLSNILDLVAQMEKVDTTDVEPMAHPLHMSQRLRPDRVSEHDQRELFQATAPLTEDGLYLVPKVID, encoded by the coding sequence ATGTCATTGGATGCTTCCGACATCGAGAGGATCGCCCATTTGGCGCGGCTCGAGATCGCGCCCGAGGCGATCGAGCGCTATGCCGCGGACCTCTCCAATATTCTCGACCTGGTTGCGCAGATGGAAAAGGTCGACACCACGGACGTCGAGCCGATGGCCCATCCGCTGCATATGAGCCAACGTCTGCGTCCGGATCGCGTGTCGGAGCACGATCAACGCGAACTGTTTCAGGCGACCGCCCCTTTGACCGAGGATGGTCTCTATCTGGTTCCCAAGGTCATCGACTGA
- a CDS encoding tyrosine-type recombinase/integrase, translated as MATIQARTGKDGSTTYRVMVRLKGHPAQTATFERKTDAKRWAAQTETAIREGRHFKTVEAKRHTLDDLLDRYERDVLPTKSPGTQGPQTAQIAWWRHKLGSYTLDAITPSLVAEYRDILRREPIPSTAKDPSKAGPTRYRSNATVNRYMAVLSHAFTIGVKECGWVDSNPLAKVTKAKEPRGRVRFLSEDERAALLEACRNSASPDLYPAVVLALSTGARQQEIMGLRWPQIDLTRRVAILHETKNGERRVLPLSGHALDLLKARAKVQGTDTDLVFPARGKREDGTIAPVDLRTPFQTALKRAGIEDFHWHDLRHSAASYLAMNGASLAEIAEVLGHKTLAMVKRYSHLSDAHTAGVVERMNRAIFGEG; from the coding sequence ATGGCGACTATCCAGGCCCGCACGGGTAAAGACGGCTCGACCACCTACCGCGTCATGGTGCGCCTGAAGGGGCACCCGGCACAGACCGCGACGTTCGAGCGCAAGACCGACGCCAAGCGTTGGGCGGCACAGACCGAAACGGCGATCCGCGAAGGGCGGCATTTCAAGACGGTGGAAGCCAAGCGCCACACCCTGGACGACCTACTCGACCGCTACGAGCGCGACGTTCTGCCGACCAAGAGCCCCGGCACTCAGGGACCGCAGACGGCACAGATCGCATGGTGGCGGCACAAGCTCGGGAGCTACACCCTGGACGCGATCACGCCTAGCCTGGTTGCGGAGTACCGGGACATCCTCAGGCGTGAACCCATCCCGAGTACCGCGAAAGACCCGAGCAAGGCCGGACCCACCCGGTATCGCAGCAACGCGACCGTCAACCGCTACATGGCCGTTCTGTCTCACGCATTCACGATCGGCGTGAAGGAATGCGGATGGGTCGACAGCAACCCGCTGGCGAAGGTCACGAAGGCCAAGGAGCCGCGCGGGCGCGTGCGGTTCCTGTCGGAAGACGAGCGCGCCGCACTCCTGGAAGCCTGCCGCAACAGCGCGAGCCCCGACCTTTACCCTGCCGTTGTGCTGGCGCTCAGTACCGGCGCACGCCAACAGGAGATCATGGGGCTGCGGTGGCCGCAGATCGACCTGACGCGCCGCGTGGCGATCCTGCACGAGACCAAGAACGGCGAGCGCCGCGTCCTGCCCCTCAGTGGGCACGCGCTCGACCTGCTGAAGGCTCGCGCCAAGGTTCAAGGCACGGACACGGATCTTGTCTTCCCCGCTCGGGGGAAGCGCGAGGACGGGACCATCGCCCCGGTTGACCTGCGAACCCCGTTTCAGACGGCCCTGAAGCGTGCGGGTATCGAGGACTTCCATTGGCACGACCTACGGCACTCCGCGGCGAGCTACCTCGCCATGAACGGCGCGAGTCTCGCTGAGATCGCGGAAGTCTTGGGACACAAGACCCTCGCCATGGTGAAGCGTTACAGCCACCTGTCGGATGCCCATACAGCCGGCGTGGTCGAGCGGATGAACCGCGCGATCTTCGGGGAGGGCTGA
- a CDS encoding Rha family transcriptional regulator, which translates to MNQPSPTIRLAPRPTAADIIEIRRNRPMVSSLKVAELFERNHRDVLRAIRKELSAEISLRKLAQSEETNARGKAIPVFWLTEEQALVVMPFIGGRMAREGQRKLVRAYLWYRDNYANPPRRDLIAAKRAAHHPMMGALIEMREEAGKETDARHFQCENKLVNWVVTGEFKAIDEATLSNDQAELLRLVRERNAAFLLAGIDYPERKKRLLDYAMRQRTRIMAAEAQR; encoded by the coding sequence ATGAATCAGCCATCCCCAACGATCCGCCTCGCCCCCCGACCAACCGCGGCCGACATCATCGAGATTCGTCGCAATCGACCGATGGTTTCGAGCTTGAAGGTTGCCGAACTGTTCGAGCGCAATCACCGCGACGTTCTCCGAGCGATCCGCAAGGAGCTGTCCGCTGAAATCTCACTGCGCAAACTTGCGCAGTCAGAAGAGACCAACGCCCGCGGAAAGGCGATCCCGGTTTTCTGGCTGACGGAAGAGCAAGCTCTTGTCGTGATGCCTTTCATCGGCGGCAGGATGGCGCGCGAAGGCCAACGCAAGCTGGTCCGTGCCTACCTCTGGTACCGGGACAATTACGCCAACCCGCCGCGTAGAGACCTCATCGCCGCGAAGCGCGCCGCTCACCACCCGATGATGGGTGCCCTGATCGAGATGCGAGAGGAAGCCGGGAAGGAAACCGACGCCCGTCACTTCCAGTGCGAGAACAAGCTCGTCAACTGGGTTGTGACCGGCGAGTTCAAGGCGATCGACGAAGCAACCCTATCGAACGATCAAGCCGAGTTGCTGCGGCTGGTGCGGGAGCGCAACGCGGCTTTTCTGCTGGCCGGCATCGACTACCCGGAGCGCAAGAAGCGGTTGCTCGACTACGCCATGCGCCAGCGCACCCGGATCATGGCCGCGGAGGCGCAGCGATGA